In the Pseudomonas sp. ADAK2 genome, one interval contains:
- a CDS encoding FMN-binding negative transcriptional regulator — translation MYNPSSFAIKDLPDLQQQILATRLAILVTHGEQGLQASHIPLLLDTEQGPNGTLYGHFAKANPQWKDLQNGAEALVIFAGADAYVSPGFYPSKAEHGKVVPTWNYMAVHAYGVAEVFSDAHRLLNLVSALTDRHEAGRDQPWKVADAPADYIDGMLKAIVGFALPIQRLEGKRKLSQNRSAADIAGVREGLAASPYAQDQALAHLMR, via the coding sequence ATGTACAACCCCAGCTCATTTGCCATCAAAGATTTGCCGGACTTGCAGCAGCAGATACTCGCCACCCGGCTCGCCATCCTGGTGACCCACGGCGAGCAAGGCCTGCAAGCCAGCCATATCCCGCTGCTGCTGGACACCGAACAAGGACCCAATGGCACCCTGTATGGACACTTCGCCAAGGCCAATCCGCAATGGAAGGACCTGCAGAACGGCGCCGAGGCGCTGGTGATTTTTGCCGGTGCCGATGCCTACGTCAGCCCCGGGTTTTACCCGAGCAAAGCCGAGCACGGCAAAGTGGTGCCGACCTGGAACTACATGGCCGTGCACGCTTATGGCGTGGCTGAAGTGTTCAGCGACGCCCATCGTCTGCTCAACCTGGTCAGTGCCCTCACCGATCGCCACGAAGCGGGCCGCGACCAACCATGGAAAGTCGCGGACGCCCCCGCCGACTACATCGACGGTATGCTCAAGGCCATTGTCGGTTTCGCATTGCCGATCCAGCGCCTGGAAGGCAAACGCAAACTGAGCCAGAACCGCAGTGCCGCAGACATCGCCGGTGTGCGCGAAGGGTTGGCTGCCAGCCCCTACGCGCAGGACCAGGCCCTCGCCCACTTGATGCGTTAA
- a CDS encoding homocysteine S-methyltransferase family protein, giving the protein MSAGSTVILDGGMGRELQRAGAPFRQPEWSALALSEAPQAVEAVHAAYIESGANVITSNSYAVVPFHIGEERFAAEGQALAALAGELARRAVEAAGKPVRVAGSLPPLFGSYRPDLFDAARVTELLTPLVKGLAPHVDLWLAETQSSIVEARAIHAGLPKDGKPFWLSFTLKDEDTDDVPRLRSGEPVAEAAAVAAELGVETLLFNCSQPEVIGAAIDAARETFERLGVNIHIGAYANAFPPQPKEATANDGLDPLRDDLDPPGYLHWAADWQKRGASHLGGCCGIGPEHIAVLAQRLN; this is encoded by the coding sequence ATGAGCGCAGGAAGCACAGTAATTCTGGATGGTGGCATGGGTCGTGAACTGCAACGCGCAGGTGCACCGTTCCGGCAGCCCGAGTGGTCGGCGCTGGCCTTGAGCGAAGCGCCGCAAGCGGTCGAGGCGGTGCATGCGGCTTATATCGAAAGCGGTGCAAATGTCATCACCAGCAACAGCTACGCGGTGGTGCCGTTCCATATCGGTGAGGAGCGTTTTGCTGCCGAGGGCCAGGCGCTCGCGGCGTTGGCCGGCGAGTTGGCACGGCGTGCGGTGGAGGCGGCGGGCAAACCGGTGCGGGTGGCCGGTTCATTGCCTCCGTTGTTTGGTTCCTATCGTCCAGACTTGTTCGACGCTGCGCGGGTGACGGAACTGCTGACGCCACTGGTGAAAGGGCTCGCGCCGCACGTTGACCTGTGGCTGGCGGAAACCCAGAGCTCGATCGTTGAGGCGCGGGCGATCCACGCGGGTCTGCCGAAGGATGGCAAGCCGTTCTGGCTGTCGTTTACCTTGAAGGATGAAGACACCGACGACGTGCCGCGTTTGCGTTCCGGTGAGCCGGTGGCCGAGGCGGCGGCAGTGGCCGCTGAGCTGGGTGTCGAGACATTACTGTTCAATTGCAGCCAGCCCGAAGTGATTGGCGCGGCGATTGATGCGGCGCGGGAAACGTTCGAGCGGCTGGGTGTGAATATTCACATCGGCGCGTACGCCAATGCCTTCCCGCCGCAACCGAAAGAGGCCACGGCCAACGACGGGCTCGACCCGTTGCGCGACGATCTCGATCCGCCGGGTTACCTGCATTGGGCGGCCGATTGGCAGAAACGTGGGGCCAGCCATTTGGGCGGGTGCTGCGGGATTGGGCCGGAGCATATTGCGGTGCTTGCCCAGAGACTCAACTGA
- a CDS encoding GNAT family N-acetyltransferase, with protein MTTSLADWKGAPAPTVQLIEGRFIRLEKLDPARHADGLFKALQGPGADPKLWDYLPYGPFPERSVFNDWLNNHAANSDPYFFTVIDRASGDVQGILSLMSIVPAQGRIEIGHVTFGASMQRSPKSTEAVYLLAKESFALGYRRLEWKCNNGNARSKYAAERLGFSFEGVFRQHMVVKGQNRDTAWYSILDSEWPEVGAGFERWLSDENQTDSGQVKTLAECRA; from the coding sequence ATGACCACTTCACTCGCGGACTGGAAAGGCGCGCCAGCCCCCACCGTTCAACTGATCGAAGGGCGCTTCATCCGCCTGGAAAAACTCGACCCGGCACGCCACGCCGACGGCTTGTTCAAAGCCCTGCAAGGCCCCGGCGCCGACCCGAAACTCTGGGATTACTTGCCTTACGGCCCGTTCCCGGAACGCAGCGTGTTCAACGATTGGCTGAACAACCACGCGGCCAACAGCGATCCGTATTTCTTCACCGTAATCGACCGTGCCAGCGGTGATGTGCAAGGCATCCTCAGCCTGATGTCCATCGTCCCGGCCCAGGGCCGGATCGAAATCGGCCACGTCACGTTTGGCGCATCGATGCAGCGTTCGCCAAAAAGTACCGAGGCGGTATATCTGCTGGCCAAAGAGTCGTTTGCCCTGGGCTACCGGCGCCTGGAGTGGAAGTGCAACAACGGCAATGCCCGCTCCAAATATGCGGCTGAGCGGTTGGGTTTCAGTTTTGAAGGGGTGTTTCGCCAGCACATGGTGGTGAAGGGACAGAATCGTGATACGGCTTGGTATTCGATTCTGGATTCGGAATGGCCGGAGGTTGGGGCGGGGTTTGAGCGGTGGCTTTCAGATGAAAACCAGACCGATTCGGGCCAAGTGAAAACCCTGGCCGAGTGCCGCGCCTAG
- a CDS encoding GNAT family N-acetyltransferase — protein MSQIEIRQVTADDHAAWLPLWQTYLSFYNTELPEAVTPSTWLRMLDPNEPTHSALAWADGKAVGMVNFIYHRSNWSIENSCYLQDLLVASETRGTGVGRKLIEFVYATAKADGCCKVHWLTHESNATAIQLYERIAERPGLIQFRKAL, from the coding sequence ATGAGTCAGATCGAGATTCGCCAGGTCACCGCCGACGACCACGCCGCATGGTTGCCGCTGTGGCAGACCTACTTGAGCTTCTACAACACCGAACTGCCGGAAGCCGTGACCCCTAGCACCTGGCTGCGCATGCTCGACCCGAACGAACCGACCCACTCCGCCCTCGCCTGGGCCGATGGCAAAGCCGTGGGCATGGTGAACTTCATCTACCATCGCTCGAACTGGAGCATCGAAAACTCCTGCTACCTGCAAGACTTGCTGGTAGCGTCAGAAACCCGTGGCACCGGCGTCGGGCGCAAGCTGATCGAATTCGTCTACGCCACCGCCAAGGCGGATGGTTGCTGCAAGGTTCACTGGCTCACCCACGAATCCAATGCCACCGCGATCCAGCTCTACGAGCGCATCGCCGAACGCCCCGGTTTGATCCAGTTTCGCAAAGCCCTTTAA